The following are encoded in a window of Cryobacterium sp. CG_9.6 genomic DNA:
- a CDS encoding MoxR family ATPase, with translation MQNVERVIDGKHAAVFTALTVLLAEGHLLIEDVPGVGKTMLAKALARSVDCSVSRIQFTPDLLPSDVTGVSVYNQADRQFEFKPGPVFANIVIGDEINRASPKTQSALLECMEERQVTVDGTTYPLALPFTVMATQNPIEMEGTYALPEAQRDRFMARISMGYPDTDSELAMLDSRDTSSPLAQIGAVVSGAQLRGMMEAARGVFASGAVKEYAVSIVRATRDDRDLRLGASPRATLQLIRAAKAQAALRGRGYVLPDDIDSLAVAVLGHRLVPTSRALGHHHHDSGPLIEEVVHRILAATVVPVGTAERP, from the coding sequence ATGCAGAACGTGGAGCGCGTCATCGACGGCAAACATGCCGCCGTTTTCACCGCCCTGACCGTTCTGCTGGCGGAGGGGCATCTGCTCATCGAGGATGTCCCGGGTGTGGGCAAGACCATGCTCGCCAAGGCGCTTGCACGCTCGGTGGACTGTTCGGTCAGCCGCATTCAGTTCACGCCCGACCTGCTGCCGTCCGATGTGACGGGTGTCTCCGTCTACAACCAAGCAGACCGACAATTTGAGTTCAAGCCGGGTCCGGTCTTTGCCAACATTGTGATTGGCGACGAGATCAACAGGGCCAGTCCGAAGACCCAGTCGGCGCTTCTGGAATGCATGGAGGAACGTCAGGTCACCGTGGACGGCACGACCTACCCACTAGCATTACCGTTCACCGTCATGGCCACCCAGAACCCCATTGAGATGGAGGGCACCTACGCCCTCCCCGAGGCACAGCGGGACCGCTTCATGGCCCGAATTTCGATGGGGTATCCTGACACCGATTCCGAACTCGCCATGCTCGATTCCCGCGACACCAGCAGTCCTCTGGCACAAATCGGTGCCGTCGTCTCGGGCGCCCAGCTGCGCGGCATGATGGAGGCGGCCCGCGGCGTCTTCGCGTCGGGTGCCGTGAAGGAATACGCCGTGAGCATTGTTCGGGCCACGAGAGACGACCGCGACCTGCGCCTCGGGGCCAGCCCGCGGGCCACCCTGCAGCTCATTCGCGCGGCAAAGGCTCAGGCAGCGCTCCGTGGGCGAGGATACGTGCTGCCCGACGACATCGACTCCCTCGCCGTGGCTGTACTCGGACACCGCCTCGTGCCCACCAGTCGTGCTCTTGGTCACCACCATCACGACAGTGGGCCCCTCATCGAGGAGGT
- the coaD gene encoding pantetheine-phosphate adenylyltransferase yields the protein MRRIAVVPGSFDPVTLGHLDVIDRAAGLFDELHVLVVHNPDKSALLPISQRVSLLEQAIREAGLPTNIVVSSWSVGLLVDYCMDVGASVLVKGVRSQIDVTYETPMAIVNRNLASVETIFLLPNPANGHVSSSLVRQVAALGGDVSPYVPRVVAEYLQKATV from the coding sequence ATGCGCAGGATCGCCGTCGTACCCGGTTCATTTGACCCCGTCACCCTTGGTCACCTGGATGTGATTGATCGCGCCGCCGGCCTCTTCGATGAACTTCACGTTCTTGTCGTGCATAACCCCGACAAATCGGCCCTGCTTCCCATCAGCCAGCGCGTCTCCTTGCTGGAGCAGGCGATTAGGGAAGCCGGCTTACCCACGAACATTGTGGTGTCCTCGTGGAGCGTGGGCCTTCTCGTCGATTACTGCATGGACGTTGGAGCCAGCGTACTGGTGAAGGGCGTGCGATCTCAGATCGACGTGACCTACGAAACACCCATGGCGATTGTGAATCGCAACCTGGCCTCGGTGGAAACCATCTTTCTTCTGCCCAATCCGGCCAACGGCCACGTGTCGAGTTCCCTGGTGCGGCAGGTTGCCGCGCTCGGCGGAGATGTCTCGCCCTACGTGCCTCGGGTTGTCGCGGAGTATCTGCAGAAAGCCACCGTATGA
- a CDS encoding ATP-dependent DNA helicase RecG, which translates to MTGSSDSTFTLDTPLVLAVGKPTATALGKAFGMLTVSDLLGHYPRRYVMRGVLDPTSGLLPLNEYVSITAEVVSSTQSEMKNRKGYIVAVKIRHGQGMLTLTFFGKTRMDWRTRELAPGVTGIFSGRVSEYNGARQLAHPTYRTFQGERDEAEKDPSNEWLQRPLIPIYAATAAVTSLILERSIDLVLPHLGDIDDPVPEALRIERGLLGHKQALQLIHRPELSAEWQAARDTLRFTEAWVLQAALAQKHTKSREEHTTPRVPAPGGFLERFDAMLPFVLTVDQEIAAAEIAVELSATSPMNRLLQGEVGSGKTIVALRAMLAVAESGGQAALLAPTEVLAGQHLRSITAMLGPALAAELMPTLLTGKLPVAEKRKALLRVVSGQSRIVIGTHALLSDNVTFFDLGLIIIDEQHRFGVDQRETLRLKGTVPPHVLVLTATPIPRTIAMTVFGDLDVSTIRMLPSGRQGITTVVVPLAEHPDWFWNIWRRIRDELALGRQAFVVCPAIAPKEVEDGAEALPLPPEDTPKALTNVETTLAGLRSTSLLQGYRLEALHGRMTSDEKDQTMRAFAAGEIDVLVATTVIEVGVDVPNASAMVVMDADRFGVSQLHQLRGRVGRGSVPGLCLLVTDAELGGVARERVDAVQSTLDGFELADLDLRLRREGDVLGDTQSGANSSLRFLRVAVDGAIIESARAAAFSLVSGDPELRTMPALRDAVNRRLDESERTWLSKS; encoded by the coding sequence ATGACCGGTTCGAGTGATTCCACCTTCACCCTCGACACCCCTCTTGTTCTTGCCGTGGGCAAGCCCACAGCAACCGCGCTGGGTAAGGCGTTTGGCATGCTCACCGTGTCCGATCTTCTCGGGCACTACCCGCGTCGTTACGTGATGCGCGGTGTGCTCGACCCCACCAGCGGACTCCTTCCGCTCAATGAATACGTCAGCATCACCGCCGAAGTCGTGTCGTCCACTCAGAGTGAAATGAAGAATCGCAAGGGCTATATCGTGGCGGTCAAGATTCGCCACGGTCAGGGAATGCTCACCCTCACGTTCTTCGGCAAGACCCGCATGGACTGGCGTACCCGGGAGCTGGCCCCGGGTGTCACGGGTATCTTCTCGGGTCGAGTGTCGGAATATAACGGCGCTCGCCAGCTCGCTCACCCCACCTATCGCACCTTCCAGGGTGAGCGTGACGAGGCGGAGAAGGACCCGAGCAACGAGTGGCTGCAGCGCCCCCTCATTCCCATTTACGCCGCCACCGCCGCGGTGACCAGCCTCATTCTGGAGCGGTCTATCGACCTCGTTCTTCCGCACCTCGGCGATATCGACGATCCGGTACCCGAAGCGCTGCGCATCGAACGTGGTCTGCTCGGTCACAAACAGGCCCTTCAGCTCATCCACCGCCCGGAGCTTTCCGCGGAGTGGCAGGCTGCTCGTGACACTCTGCGCTTTACCGAGGCGTGGGTGTTGCAGGCAGCCCTGGCGCAAAAACACACGAAATCCCGGGAAGAGCACACCACCCCCCGCGTGCCTGCGCCGGGCGGATTCCTCGAACGCTTCGACGCCATGCTGCCCTTTGTGCTCACCGTGGATCAGGAGATTGCGGCGGCCGAGATTGCTGTGGAACTCTCCGCGACATCACCCATGAACCGTCTGTTGCAGGGAGAGGTGGGCTCGGGCAAGACCATTGTGGCTCTTCGAGCCATGCTCGCCGTGGCGGAAAGCGGTGGTCAGGCGGCGCTGCTCGCGCCCACCGAGGTGCTGGCCGGACAGCACCTGCGATCGATTACCGCAATGCTCGGCCCCGCACTGGCGGCCGAGCTCATGCCCACCCTGCTCACCGGAAAGCTGCCCGTTGCCGAGAAACGCAAGGCGCTGCTCCGGGTCGTCTCCGGGCAATCCCGCATCGTGATTGGTACCCACGCGCTGCTGAGTGACAACGTCACGTTCTTCGACCTGGGGCTCATCATCATCGATGAGCAGCACCGTTTTGGTGTCGACCAGAGGGAGACTCTCCGGCTCAAGGGCACCGTCCCGCCGCACGTGCTCGTGCTCACCGCCACGCCCATTCCGAGAACCATCGCCATGACCGTTTTCGGCGACCTCGATGTGAGCACCATTCGTATGCTGCCGAGTGGGCGGCAGGGCATTACCACCGTCGTGGTTCCGCTGGCGGAGCATCCCGACTGGTTCTGGAATATTTGGCGGCGCATCCGTGACGAGCTGGCGCTCGGGCGTCAGGCCTTCGTGGTCTGCCCGGCCATCGCTCCCAAGGAGGTGGAAGACGGTGCGGAAGCCCTCCCGCTGCCCCCGGAGGACACGCCGAAGGCGCTGACAAACGTGGAGACCACACTCGCCGGGCTGCGGAGCACGTCTCTTCTCCAGGGGTACCGACTGGAGGCCCTGCATGGCCGCATGACGAGCGACGAGAAGGATCAGACCATGCGTGCTTTTGCTGCGGGCGAGATTGATGTGCTGGTGGCGACGACGGTCATCGAAGTGGGTGTCGACGTGCCGAACGCGTCGGCCATGGTGGTGATGGACGCCGATCGCTTCGGTGTGTCGCAACTACACCAGTTGCGCGGGCGAGTGGGTCGCGGGTCGGTGCCGGGTCTCTGTCTGCTCGTCACCGATGCGGAACTCGGCGGCGTGGCACGCGAACGCGTGGACGCCGTTCAGAGCACCCTCGACGGCTTTGAGCTGGCCGACCTTGACCTCAGACTCCGTCGAGAGGGCGATGTGCTCGGCGATACACAGTCCGGGGCTAACTCGTCACTGCGGTTTCTGCGGGTGGCTGTGGACGGTGCCATTATCGAATCGGCGCGTGCCGCTGCCTTCTCGCTCGTGAGCGGTGACCCGGAGCTGCGCACCATGCCAGCGCTCCGCGACGCGGTGAACCGCCGTCTTGACGAGTCCGAACGCACGTGGCTGAGCAAAAGCTGA
- the rsmD gene encoding 16S rRNA (guanine(966)-N(2))-methyltransferase RsmD produces MTRIISGFAGSLTLSVPRSGTRPTSDRVREAIFSALDARDAVTGTRVVDLYAGSGALGLEAASRGARVVTLVENGFGAAQSCRKNADAVKRAAPQGSDLTIKVAAQAVQTFLAATPDGFDVVFIDPPYELGETELTHNLAALVPLLSDDALVIVERSSRSPEPTWGQGLERERSKNYGDTTVWYAGPVAPTSD; encoded by the coding sequence ATGACGCGAATCATCTCCGGGTTTGCCGGCTCTCTCACCCTGTCGGTTCCCAGGAGCGGCACTCGTCCCACGAGTGACCGGGTTCGGGAAGCCATTTTCTCCGCCCTCGACGCTCGGGATGCTGTGACCGGCACTCGGGTCGTGGATCTGTACGCCGGGTCCGGTGCTCTTGGCCTGGAGGCGGCCAGCCGCGGTGCCCGCGTGGTGACGCTGGTTGAAAACGGTTTCGGTGCCGCACAGTCGTGTCGGAAGAACGCCGACGCCGTGAAGCGCGCGGCACCTCAGGGGTCCGATCTCACCATCAAGGTGGCGGCTCAGGCCGTGCAGACCTTCCTTGCGGCCACGCCCGACGGCTTTGACGTGGTGTTCATTGATCCGCCCTACGAACTGGGTGAAACCGAACTCACGCACAACCTGGCCGCGCTGGTGCCGCTGCTCTCTGACGATGCCCTCGTCATTGTGGAGCGCAGCTCCCGCTCCCCCGAACCCACCTGGGGTCAAGGGCTTGAGCGCGAGCGCAGCAAGAACTACGGCGACACGACGGTCTGGTACGCCGGCCCGGTCGCTCCCACCAGCGACTAA